Within the Cinclus cinclus chromosome 12, bCinCin1.1, whole genome shotgun sequence genome, the region GAGTTTATAATTTGTATTTGTGGTTCTGAGGGTAGGCATGGGTAGAATAAAGTATGGGAAAATATTGGAGATACAGCTTCAAAATGTAGGGAAAACCAAAGTTACAGAGtctgaatttctgaaatatctttGAGCTGCTCTGACAGCTGGTTGGTAGTGCCCTTTGGTTTGGTGCAGTGAGCAAGACGTCAGTGTTTGGGTTTTCCATCCCTCTCCAGGCATTTTTCTGTGGTCGCAGTGATTATTTCAAAGCCCTCCTTGAAGATCATTTCAGTGAGAGTGAGGAGCTACAGACACAGCCCAGCATCCCTGTGGTCACTCTGCACAACATCTCAGAAGACATCTTCATCCGGGTCCTCTACTACATCTACAGTGATGATACAGAGGTGAGGCCAGCCATTGGTCCTTCCTTCAGTGCTTGTGAGCTCTGAGGTGTTTTCAGCAGTATTTTTCTAAATCTTGAGCAGTGTGTATATTCTTAAATTTCACTGATCTACTCTGCTACTTCACTTTTGTGTCAGGAATCCACATACTGGGATGGGCTGTTAGCCAGGCAGGGTTGTAGTTCACGTGCATGATGTTCAGGAAGCAAATCCCTAGTCTTTTATCCCACAATAAAAATCTGGAAATTAGGTTGCATGCTGTTTATTGACATGATAAATACAGGGCTTTGCAGCTTTCCCTCTTGGGCTCTGAGGAAAGATAAGGGAAGCATCTGCCAGTAGATGGCAGATTGAACACATTTGGAGATTTGGATAGGTTGAGAGATTCTGCTTATTTACTCTTGGCATGGTAGCCTACTTTTCCATTTGTAGCAAGTCATTATCTCCACTGTTACTTATTACTGGGGTAGGCAAAGGTTCCCATCGGAGACCAGTGCCTTGCTGTGCTCAGTATCACAGGCAGTAACAAAATAGCCCTAACCCACTTAGTTTTCATCCTAATGGAAGATGCAGCAAATCCCAGCATTTTATTTGCTTCCTGCTTTGGTTTTGTGGCAAATGCTTTCAGCAGGTTGTGCTGCAAGATTCCGGAATGCATTCTGGCATCAGAGCAATgactggagatgctgctgcaccTGCCAGTGTCACTTCCCCCAAGCTGTGTTTGTGCTCTGGGTTAGGTGCCACATACAGAGAGAGCACACAGCTGTGACCTTGTTTCTGCTGATCTGTTCACCTCTGGGTAGCAGTGAGGAGAGATGTGTTTGGCAGGCAGCAAGGGCAGGATTGCTACTGGTATGCCAGAGATCTTCCCTCAGCCACTTGTTGAAAGGGCAGGCGGGGGGGAAAGAAGCTGCTTGAAGATACTCCTGACCTTGTTCCCTTGCACTGCAGTCTGACCCTGTTCTTTTGCACTTCTCCAGTCTGTTTGCCCTTCTCATGGTGACTCACAGGAGGGATGTTTCCCAAGCAGCTATTCCTTTCCAAGGGttgcctcagctgctctgtctgGGCTTAGGTCAGGAGGACAGACCAACAACAACGTGTAGGAGTTAAAAGAATCTTATTCATATGTTTCATGTGGAGAATGGTGCATAGTGTGGGTTTTAAACCAAGCGGTGAAGATGAGAGCTTCTGTAAAGAGTTCACCTGTCATGAGACACTACCAGAAAAAATGGTCAGGAGGACAGGAATGTAGCTCAAGTTCCACATTTACACATGGAGTGTTCTTCCTGTCTTGTGTTTCTCCAGCCAAGTATCAGCACTCTcaattccatgtttttccttGCAAAGGATTTATGATGTTTCTCTGCTATGCAGTAGTGACAGTGTTTGCAGTTGTGGGGAAGAGTGTGTGCAGAGAGCATAAAGGGTTCCAGGCACAAAGACAAGTTGCTGATCAGAATACTTGTGTAGGCTCGAGGGCAGTTCTTGGAGGAACATTTGCAAGGTTTGTGCTTGATGAAGCAGTTGGGAGCTGCAGCCATCAATACTGCTGGCTCaaacacctccagctcctgaGGTTTCTGCAGCTTATGAAGGGACAAAGCAGCACTTGATTAATAATCCCAAGAGCTTTGTTACCTCATGTGCATATATAGCCCTTGTGCTGCTATGGCTCTCCTACATCTTGCATTCttctgcccagctgctgcagggtgtTATACAGCTGGGTCACTTGCTGGTAGCTGTCTCTCCAAGCACAGGTGCAGACATttgtgggggaagaaaaaatcagCTCTTTGCAGTTGTCAGAGTGAACAACCACAtgtacagacacacacagcagtgtgtttGCTGCTCACTGGTTATCAGGAGAGTGGACCAGGCTGCACCAGTTGCCATTCCTCCATCCAGGCCAGTGTGGCTTTGTCTCTAAATGCAAGGGCCATTCCCTCCTCCACAGCCAAGGCATGCAGTGTCCTGCAGATCCACTGTTACAATAGATGTGGGTAGGTGAGCTCTTTGCAGTTTACATTAGCAGGAACAGAGAAAGACTCTGGTTCCAGGTTACTGATGCACATGGCTGACAAAAACAGGATTTGCCCAGCCAGGGGGAAGAGGCTGAGTGAAGCTGGAAGTGGTGTTTCCATCtacacagtttttttttttttttatcctcaaaTCACCTGCATGTACCCaagagggaaatgggaaggtGGTTCTCGTGCTCAAGAACCTTAAAATGCTGAGGGCCATTCACAACAGTTTAAGTTTGAGCATCTGGTCCATTAATTTAGTCTATTCTGAACACATGTTAGAACTCCACTAGTATTTGATGTGCAAAATATGTTCTTACCCAGTTGAGCCCTCATCTACAGTTTGTATTCAGTTTTCTGTCCTTGAGTCTACTCCCCATGCCAGGGAGGTTGTGCTGGCCCTCAAAaaaattttgcatatttttcacAAAACGCGAGTCCAGCAGTataaaatgagaggaaaaatgttGGGACAAGGTTCTCTATCCTGCTGGCCTCTTTGTTTGTCTCTTGGGTGTATGGCTGGTAAAAGCAACCTGCCACTGTCACACTGAACATTTTTTAGCAGCCAGGTGCACTTGGAAGTTtcagcactgccctgtgctTAGCTAGAGGGGTTACTTGGAGCACTTTAAATTCCTCTGTGGTAACTGAGTGGGAGACACAGCCTGAAAGACAGAGCTCCTGTCTCTCTATGGTCAGCACTTGTCCAGTAATGGGCCAAACAGCACATTAGTTTGCCAGGGACAAGTAGTGTGTTTGGGACTGGGCAGTAACTCCCCTCTGCACTGCCAGCTGTCTCCAGAGAACGCCTATGACGTGCTGTGTGTGGCAGACATGTACCTGCTGCCCGGGCTCAAGCGCCTGTGTGGCAGGACCCTGGCCCAGATCCTCGATGAGGACAACATCATCAACATCTGGAGGATTGCAAAGCTGTTCCAGCTGACCCGACTGGAGGACCAGTGCACAGAGTACATGGCCAAGATCATCGAGAAGGTACTGAAACACTCCCCATGGCAGTGACTATGTGTGCCTGTATATCTGAGTCCTAGAGACAGCAGATGGAGTGACTGTACTTTGGTCTGTAGTTAGTGTTTGTCCTCTCTGGATTAATGTGCTTCTGGAAAATGAGTGGCAGTTAAGTAGCAAAGCACATGGTGAGTTAGGGCAGAGGAGGAGTGTGGCAGTACCTGATGTCACCACATGAAGCCAGATTTTTGTCCCTGGCTAGCACATCCCTGTTGAATGTAGGGTGAAGAAGTTTCCCAAAAAGCTTTGCAAGTACCAGGGCAGGTGATTTTCACTAGACTTTCAGCCACTGTACACAAGTAGCCATGGTGTTGCCTGAATACACCAGCTGCAGCCTAGAGAAGCCAAAGGGGAGTGTAGGGGAGCTCTGTGCAGGAAATGTTTTTCGGTGTTTGCTGGGGGAAATTCCTCCTGGCATGGTGCTGTAGATAGGAGAAATCAATGTGACCTCTAATCTCCTCCAGGATGACAAATCAAATATTAGGGGTTTGCTCAGTGGATAATTTGCTGTCAAACAGCAAGAAGTAATGAATTTAACACTGAATATTTCCTTATGGGGTTTAATTGAAGTGTTGTCCTGAGTGATTATAGCTTAGTCTCAGGACTCTTGGAGAAAGTCGCCATATGGCAGGATAACCTATGAAGGGATTTTATTCTGAGACAGATCTTTATAAATGGTTTGTGCAGTTCACAAGCCATGATACCTGGGAATGTAACATTTTCACCTGCAGCTTGAAAggtgtgaaattatttttggcaGGCGAAAACAACTAAGGAAATGGTTCTGTGGCTGTTACTTTGTTCAGGGTATAGTGTGGGAATGGCAGACACATCAGCATGTACCTAGATTCTGGCTTCTGAAAAGGATTTAGAAGATGGTGAATATCCCAAGTAATGATCGGGATAGGGCTTTGCTTGCATGTTCCCCATCCTCTAACTTGAGTGGGAGTCCTTGAACCCAGCGTTGGCATTGTGTCTTCTTAAGGGTGTTGGTACAGACAGAGTCACCTCAGCTGATGTTCAGACACCAGTGGTTGCCAGCATCCTGTGGAGATGCACtgatggcagcagggagagaTTTTGGCAGTGTGgtagcagagcagagctcagcaacctgctgtgcccaggcacaGTTCAGTAGTGTAGACAGATGGAAGCTGCCTCTCACCCCTCAGTTCACCACACGTTCCTGGGGAACCTGATGCAGAATCATTCATGGGTGACCCAATTCTGTCAGATTGAATGCAGAGCAGGTGCCttgctggtggtggtggggcTGAATCAAGGGAAGATAATCATTTGTGGTTCCCAGTTCTAAAATGAGCACAAGCACCCACTGGCTCCTCTGCTAGAAGACATTGCCCAAAAGTGTCTGGCAACGTCTCCTGGTTCCTGCCAGGGagctttttttgggggaatattgtgtatgtgcatgtgccCCAATACCAGGACCAAGGATGCTTAGTTAGAGGATGTtacagggcagtgctgggggtgcAGATTGCCTTCAGTTGAGACTGTTTATTATTGGAGTATTGCTATCTCCTTTGAATGGATAGCAGGATGCATCTCCTAGTGGTATCTGTAGGAAGATTTGGGTCACCATGTACCCTAGCTTCACCTTCTTTTCTGCAGGATCCTTTAACAGGATTATTATCCCAACCCTTTGCATCTCTTTATCTGTCTTGTCTTCTTAATGGTTCTCTTGTCCTTCTGGTGCAGCTGGTGGAGTTGGAGGAGTTTGCAGCTGCTGTGAAGGAGAACGCAGAAGCCGTGGAGGAGCGGCAGGAGACTGATTCCATCCCTCTGGTCGATGACATCCGCTTCCACATCACCAGCAACGTGCAGACTTACAGTGCCATTGAGGAAGCCAACCAGAAACTTGAAGCTCTAGAAAACCTCCTGGCCAGTATAGGGCTCGAGTGCTGATGTGTGCAAACTCTGCCTGTCATGTGCAGCCTGCACAGCCCTCACTGCATTGGCTCAGGGTGCAAGAACATCTGAGTCTGAAGGTCCCACTTCCCATTATTTGTCCTCCTTCCCATTCACCTTCAGGCATAGGCatggtttctttttaatttatttgtgtctgaacatttgtatttctagtttgtgtttggttttactgtggtttttttttttttgtttctcatttcagaAGTAGCTCCCAAAGCTCAGCCTAAGTCAGTAGCTGCTCCTTTGTACAATACACTGCAGAGAGGAGACTGGGAGCTGTTGGGAATGGTGAGGGAGCTGTTCTGGGGACTTCCTACTGCCTGGGGTTAGAACCCATCCTGTTCTGTGGTTCAATCACACGCTTCTGAAGCTGGCTCATGCCAGAATATTTGTTGAATTACCggcagcagaggaaggaaactGGATTAAAGTCTTAATAAGTGTATGGGAATGGAGGTCAGCACTGTCACTGTTAGCATTATAAGGCTGGCAGAACTGGGCAGTGCTTCCCTTACAGGGACAGGAGGTACTTGGCTATGTGGAAGGCACTGTCTTCACCTGCAGTTTTAGTACttagatggaaaaaaacaagggaTTTCCAGGTCTTCCCTAGCTTTTCATTGCTTTGAAATGCTCAGAATTtaaaagctttgctttctgaACAAGCATCCTTGGGGGAATACAGTAGAGACCAGAATCCTTCCATTCTTAGGAAGCAGTAGCTTTCAATGCACAGAAGTAGTGAGACCAGCCCTTTTTAAGAGGGGACAGAAACATCTTTTTGGAAACAgcacttttccctttatttttgtCCGTTGTGGTAGGGCAAGGCTGACTTGCTGGTGGGTCTGGGAAGAGGGGTCACTGgaaatcttttttaaaaggaaagggGCCTTTTGGGTCCCTCACTGAGCTACTGTCCTACTCTATGACCTTCTGGCTTTGCTCAGCCTTGAGCCTTTTAGCTTCATTGTTCTCCAGGAAATTCACTGTTTGTACTAATGAATGTTTTGAATCTGTATTCTGCAGTAGGTCAGGTTATCTCATGTTGTCTCCCTGGATTCTTAATGAGGGTAATGCTGTTCCTTCTCCTTGGCACTAATCAGCAGGTGATAACCCTGCAAAAATCTTGCCTTGCTAAATAGGCTGCCCTTGGAGCTGTCCATCTCTGGAATGGTGTCTTGGGGGAGTCTCGTGTCGCCAGGGTGCAGGCCATGCTTTGCCATGCTGTGCtttgggagggaggagaggcatTGAGTGAAGCACATGGTGATCCTGTACAGGCACTGGGCTGCTGTGACCACCTCATACAATCATTTTTGGTCATTTCCTGAGCCAAGAGCTTGCAGTATACTGTGCCAAGTGTGCTTTTCTTATGTGTTGTGGGAGCTGCGCAAGGATCTCCTGCAGCTTCAGGGTCATGTTTTCTGTAACAGTGGTGGTGCCTCTTGTGGCTAAAGGGTTTGGAGATCTAGGGTTTGGTAGGGATTTGCTTCACGTGTGGATGTATTGGGAGgatgggtttttcttctttgctgatcTCACCAGGCGAGGGACTGATACCCCAGAGGAAGCGAGAGCTGCAGACTCACtgcctgtgcctctgctgcacTGAAGCTGTTGGCAGGCTCTGGGCACCACCTGCACTAAGGAGGCTGCATTCTGTTGTGAGGAGGGGACTCTGGGCTTTGGCCACTGTGCTTGGGGAAGGCCAGACTGGCAAAATCATGTGTCAGGATTGAGTTGCAATTAACTGAAGctggggtggtggtgggggaggggagggggggcagGGATGAGGTTCATTGATGTAATTGAACCCTAGATTCTTGTGCACTTTGTCATCTGGGTTTAAGTGGTGTCTCTTGCAGATTGAATCTCTTGGGCAGGGGATTGTGGTGGCAGGGCTGTTCAAGCAGCCTGTGCTTCAATTCTGTTTGAAGACCCTTGTGAAGAAGTGCAAGGAgttgtggtttgttttctgcagtCATATTAGGGTGAGGGTGGAGGATGTCTCCCTCCACAAGAGTGTGCTTCTATTTGAGACAGTGACATGGAGAGGAGCTGTGCATTTCTTGTGTGATTTGTGGAATGTACCTCCATGTCCACCTCAAAGCTTAGTGTGTCTTTGACAGGACCACCAAAGAGCCCAGCACAGGTGATGAAGATATCTCCATGAACTTGGGGAGGGTAAAAGGCTATCGAGGAAGCTTTAATATGAAGTCCCATATATGTTTAAGAAAGAAGGGTGGAAGGAGAACTGCTTGTTTTCTTGCTGAGTGGAATGTCAGGCTCATGGAAATCTGCTACAGAAACTAGCAGTTTAACTCAGCTGGCTCAGTTCCCCTATATTTCTCCTCTGTATATGTCTGAAGATAACACTGAACATTAACAGGATGTTTAGTTTATCACATCTCTTCTCCTCCTCCGCTTTTGACATCTTAGCAGTTGACTTTCCACAGCAGTGGTTGTGACAGCCCTTGAGGCTTGCACGGagccagcagagagcaggacGTGGCCTTTGCCTTCTGCTTGTACTGAGCGAGATGCAGAAGCAGGATTATCAAGGAATGTGCTAatgcttttctctgcagatgCCTCAGCTGCTAAAGCAAATGGACACTGGCAGTGGGCAAAGcaggaggaaggcagaggaggagcagcagtgctgggaagcatTTTCCATATGGCTGCTCTTGAGTAATTCCATTCCTGTGTCCTTAAGTGTGGAGCAAGTGAGGCTGCAGTTGTACATGTAGGAGAAAAGGTCAGTGTGGCCTTTTGATCTGCCTCCTCAGCAGTGCAAGTCCATGTGGGCTTCCAAGCAAATGCTTCATCTGTCTGTGTGCACTTAGTGGTCACATCTGTGAGGCCTGTCAGATGGTCCAATTACTTGGGATCCTTtaacgccccccccccccccccatcccttttGGCAAAATAGGGCTATCCAAAAGCATGCAGAAGCAGATGGTCAGCATGCAGGCAAGCTCTAATTAAGATGAGCCCAGGACAAAACTTAGATTTGAATTCACTTTATTCTTGCTGCAAACAATTttatcacaaaataaaaaccttctgatttttcttctgttgccagtgtct harbors:
- the ABTB1 gene encoding ankyrin repeat and BTB/POZ domain-containing protein 1 isoform X2; protein product: MKRDYYDVFLQRLLEQGYQSDIVFIVHGKSFCAHRCILSARSAYFAEMFETKWKGKNMIVLKHPLINPAAFGALLQYLYTGRLDIDVECVSDCKRLAKQCRLQDLIDDLETKCKKVYEFVSSKPGTCVKVLTIEPTGNCRLQEDLALLADCALPAELRVGFGELPFDSTDNFNSCPDVCFRVEDYNFLCHKAFFCGRSDYFKALLEDHFSESEELQTQPSIPVVTLHNISEDIFIRVLYYIYSDDTELSPENAYDVLCVADMYLLPGLKRLCGRTLAQILDEDNIINIWRIAKLFQLTRLEDQCTEYMAKIIEKLVELEEFAAAVKENAEAVEERQETDSIPLVDDIRFHITSNVQTYSAIEEANQKLEALENLLASIGLEC